In one Mangifera indica cultivar Alphonso unplaced genomic scaffold, CATAS_Mindica_2.1 Un_0127, whole genome shotgun sequence genomic region, the following are encoded:
- the LOC123207999 gene encoding uncharacterized protein LOC123207999, with translation MAGGNPWIRPEVFPLFAAVGVAIGMCGFQLVRNICINPEVRVNKENRTAGVLENFAEGEKYSEHFLRKFVRTRAPEIMPTINSFFADPK, from the exons ATGGCTGGAGGGAACCCATGGATAAGGCCCGAG GTGTTTCCACTGTTCGCGGCCGTTGGTGTTGCCATTGGGATGTGCGGGTTTCAGCTCGTCCGCAATATCTGCATCAACCCTGAAGTCAG GGTGAACAAGGAGAACCGGACTGCCGGGGTTTTAGAGAACTTTGCGGAGGGAGAAAAGTATTCTGAGCACTTCCTGAGAAAATTTGTCCGCACCAGGGCCCCAGAAATTATGCCAACCATCAACAGCTTCTTTGCTGACCCTAAGTGA